The genomic window TCTTCTGTTGTCACACGTGACTGTATCGCATATCCGAAGAGATGAATATCTTTCTGAGCCGGAATGTTTATCTCTTTTTCATGCAATTTGTAACCTGCTGTTATCTTCAGTTGAGATTGTACAATATCAATTCCAGTTACCATTTCCGTAATGGTATGCTCAACTTGTACACGAGGATTTACTTCAATGAAGTAAAACGCCCCATCATCTGTCACAAGGAATTCTACCGTTCCAGCATTCACATACTGTATATTTTCCATCAGCTGAACCGCCGCTTGGCAAATATTATTTCGTACTTCATCCGTTAACGACACACTCGGTGCGATCTCCACTACTTTTTGATGTCGGCGTTGTACTGAACAATCTCTTTCATGTAAATGAACAATATTGCCATGCTTGTCCGCTAAAATTTGAACTTCAATATGTTTAGGGCGCTCGACAAACTTCTCTACATATACTTCGTCGTTCCCGAAAGCAGATTTCGCTTCTGATTTAGCCCGATCATATGCTTCTTTTAATTCTTCTTCAGCGCGAACAATCCTCATTCCTCGTCCACCGCCTCCTAAAGAGGCTTTAATAATAAACGGATAGCCATGTTCTGCTGCAAAAGCTTTCACTTCATTTAAATCATTAACCGGTCCATCGCTACCAGGAATAACAGGTAAGCCAGCTTTAAGAGCTTGTTCTCTGGCTTGAATCTTGTCACCAAACATCTCTAAATGTTCAAGCTCTGGACCAACGAATAAAATGCCTTCTTCTTTACAACGTCTGGCGAATTCAATATTCTCTGACAAAAAGCCATAGCCTGGATGAATGGCATCGACATCATTTGCTTTCGCTGTCGCAATAATATCTTCAATATCTAAGTATGCATCAATTGGTTTTTTTCCTTTACCAACTAAATACGCTTCATCTGCTTTGTAGCGATGAAAAGCTCCTGTATCTTCTTTCGAATAAATGGCAACCGTGCGAATGTTTAATTCTGAGCATGCCCGAAAAATTCGAATGGCGATTTCTCCACGGTTTGCTACAAGAACTTTCTTAATTGTATGTAATCCATTCATCTCCCTATTCCCTCTCTCCGTTTTTTCTCTTAACTTTGACTGATTTCTCTAAATTTCGCAACTAATATGCACAAAATTGATTTCAGAAAAACCGGGCGCATGTGCGTCCCGGTTTTATGTTACTTTAGAGAAGAATCATGAAGTAAAGCTAGTTTTCGTTCTAACTCACTCAAGATTCCCTTCCCTTTTTCTTCTTCAACAAGCCCAAGTCGAATGGCAAAATCAATTTCTCTTGATAAACCAAACATTCTTGTATCTAAAACCTCTTCGTAGAGGGGGCATTGCGGCATTGTCAAGTTTTCAAGCTGAACCTCAATTAGCTGACGGATTTTTTCCGCATCCTCTTGAAGTAAACTATATGCTTTTTCACTTTGGCTTGTCACAGCATGTAACGTCAAATTATCCCCTCCTCGTCTGAGTTCATATCCTACTTCCCATAGTATAGATATTTGACGGAAATTGCAATCATTTTCATTGTACAGATAAGTTTCCAATCGTGACAAATGTTAAATGAAGGCGTATACTTTTCTCTATCGTACATAGTTTTGGAGGGATTTCATGCAAGAATTTGTATTTTTCATTTCTGGTAAAGTAAAGAAGCCACTTACAATTGATCCTACCGTTTGGATTTTTGACGAACGAAAGATTGATTTAACAACGTTCTTTGAATCAGATATGCAGCTAGAACAAGAGAATGATTTAATTCATTATACGCAAAAGATCTCTCAACAATTTGATAAAGAAATGCTTGAAGGATCCGAGCCGCCTAATCCGAATCGAGATTCGAACCGTATTAAATATAACCGCCAAGAGCTAATAAACGGTTCTTTCGGAATGCCTTTACGCTCGTTCATCCGTAATGCCGCTCCCTACGAGGATGTTCAATCCATTATCGTTGAAACAACGGAAAATCAACACGTGACACTTCCAATAGAGAAAGCCGATTATTTAATTGCTGCATTCTCTGATAATGGCAAGCCTCTACATAAAGATGGACCTGTACACCTTTATGTAGCTGACGGTGTAAGTCAGACAGCGATTAAACGAGTAAAGCAGCTGTCATTCGTTTAAAGTAAATCGGCTGCAAGCTGCGCAAGCGCTGAGCGTTCCCCTTTTATTAACTTGATATGGCCGCTCAGCGCTTCATTTTTAAACGTTTCCACTGCGTACGTTAACCCATTTGTATATTCATCAAGATACGGATGATCAATTTGCTGAGGATCTCCCATTAATACAACCTTGCTTCGTTCACCAACACGAGTCAGTATTGTTTTCACCTCATGTTTTGTTAGATTCTGCGCTTCATCAATAATGATATATTGATCGGGTATGCTTCTCCCTCTAATATACGTTAATGCTTCCACTTGGATGGAACCAAGGCCAGCAAGGATTCGATCAAGCTCTCCAGGCTTTTTCGTATCAAACAAAAACTCCAGATTGTCGTAAATTGGTTGCATCCATGGTTTTAACTTCTCTTCTTTTTCTCCTGGTAAATAGCCGATATCTTTACCAAGGGGTACAATAGGTCTTGCAACAACTAGTTTTTTATAAAGATGTAAGTCTTCCGTTTGTAATAGCCCGGCTGCCAGTGACAGCAACGTTTTACCTGTACCCGCTTTTCCTACTAACGTGACAAGCGGTAAGTCATTCCGAAGCAAGAGTTCAAAGGCCATTTTTTGCTGTGCATTTCGTGGCTTTATCCCCCATATATGTTCATACTCACCGATTAACGGTTTGATTTTTTTACCAAGTAAATCGACTCTACCAATCGCGGAACTCGAAGCTTGAGAATAATCCTTTAAAATGACAAACTGATTTGGGTAGAGATGATCTACCTCCAATTCATCCACTGCAATTTCACCGTTTTTATAAAAAGCAGTAATGACTTCTTGATTTGTATAGCAATCCTTATAGCCGCTATAGCCTTCGTCACTTTCAATAACTCGATCATTCAGAAAATCTTCCGTCAACAAATCAAAAGAATCCGCTTTTACCCGTACAAGAGCATCTTTACTTACAAGCACGACATCTCGTCCGTTCGCTTTTTCCTTTTCTTCATTTTGCAAATTAAGCGCAACCGCAATAATACGGTTATCATTTGTCATATCCGCAAAGACATGCTTTAAATGTTGAAAGGAACGATGATTTAGTTCAACCCGAACGGTACCTCCTTCGTGTAGCTGCACTCCTTTATGAAGCTTTCCGCCTTCTCTTAATTGGTCAATAATACGAGCAATCATTCGTGCATTCCGGCCCACTTCATCCATATTTTTCTTTTTAGAATCGACTTCTTCAAGAACAATTGCTGGAATAATAACTTCGTGCGGCTGAAACTGATAGATCGAATAAGGATCTTGTAACAATACATTTGTATCAAGAACATACATTTTCTTGGCATTAGTCAAAAAAACGCCTCCTAAGTAAGTGCGTTAAGAATTTGCCTTTCAGTAGAAGCAAGCTTCCTCTCTTCTTAATCGTATGAAAAAAGCGCACAACTTAGACGAAGGATTATTGATTATTATAGGAGTTTCTTTTTGCTCTATTATTCGATACACTAGATATACCATATGGGTAAAGTGAGGTGTACGTCTTTAAGACGACAAAATGAAAGTACAATGCGTTATATGCGACTGTATTGAAGATATTGATGACTATAGCGTTATCGCCAAGAAACTACGAAACCGACCAATTCACACGTACATGTGTAGCAGCTGTCAACAACGAATTGCAAAACGTACAGATGAACGTAAAGCGACTGGCAGTTTCTCCGTTCCACATACACAAAAAGAAGAGAGCGATTGGCCTTAACCAACGCTCCCTCCATTTTCTTCCGATCTTGCTTTTTCTTTTCGGTGCATAAACAACCGAAATCGATAAATCCCTAGCACGAGTGCTGAAATAGCTAAAACGGCCATAATCGGCGCCCCAAACACAAATTCCAGAAACCATAATCCAAAGCTTCCAATGATCAGCATCACATAGACAACAATCATTTTGAGAACAGGTAATTTTCGTGCAAACCCTAAATTGAAAACGAGAACTGTGAGCAACGTCGTAGCGATAAATGCGACAAAGCCAATCCACGGTTGCTCATAAGTAGCCTGCATAAGCCAAGATAGGTTTTCAACAGGTACCATCTCTTCACCGTTTCGCATAATCCTGGCCCCCTTCG from Shouchella hunanensis includes these protein-coding regions:
- a CDS encoding YlaN family protein, encoding MTLHAVTSQSEKAYSLLQEDAEKIRQLIEVQLENLTMPQCPLYEEVLDTRMFGLSREIDFAIRLGLVEEEKGKGILSELERKLALLHDSSLK
- a CDS encoding PhoH family protein, yielding MYVLDTNVLLQDPYSIYQFQPHEVIIPAIVLEEVDSKKKNMDEVGRNARMIARIIDQLREGGKLHKGVQLHEGGTVRVELNHRSFQHLKHVFADMTNDNRIIAVALNLQNEEKEKANGRDVVLVSKDALVRVKADSFDLLTEDFLNDRVIESDEGYSGYKDCYTNQEVITAFYKNGEIAVDELEVDHLYPNQFVILKDYSQASSSAIGRVDLLGKKIKPLIGEYEHIWGIKPRNAQQKMAFELLLRNDLPLVTLVGKAGTGKTLLSLAAGLLQTEDLHLYKKLVVARPIVPLGKDIGYLPGEKEEKLKPWMQPIYDNLEFLFDTKKPGELDRILAGLGSIQVEALTYIRGRSIPDQYIIIDEAQNLTKHEVKTILTRVGERSKVVLMGDPQQIDHPYLDEYTNGLTYAVETFKNEALSGHIKLIKGERSALAQLAADLL
- a CDS encoding YlaI family protein, encoding MKVQCVICDCIEDIDDYSVIAKKLRNRPIHTYMCSSCQQRIAKRTDERKATGSFSVPHTQKEESDWP
- a CDS encoding YlaH-like family protein, whose protein sequence is MRNGEEMVPVENLSWLMQATYEQPWIGFVAFIATTLLTVLVFNLGFARKLPVLKMIVVYVMLIIGSFGLWFLEFVFGAPIMAVLAISALVLGIYRFRLFMHRKEKARSEENGGSVG